The genomic stretch GCTCCGCGATGGTGCCCAGCGAACCACCGACAAACTTTGGCAACTCTGCGGCAAAGTACTCGATCTATTCACCGAAAGCGAATGCCGCAACTACCTCCAACACTGTGGATACCGCTACAATTAACCGACGACGGCACTAGCTGACGGCTTAGATGGACAGACATACGATGAAGTATGTTGCGCATTGTCCAAAATATGCACGCCGCAAGTGCCGCCAAGTATTACAGCACGGCGGACTATTATTGCCAAGGAGAGCAAGAGCTCTCCGGTCGCTGGCACGGGCTGGGGGCGAGCAAGCTCGGACTAAGCGGCGTCATTCAGAAGGACGCCTGGGAAGCAATTTGCGATGGAAGGCACCCACAGACCGACAAGTCCCTCTTGCTCCGTCGAAACGAAAAGCGAACCGTGGGCTACGATTTCAATTTCCATGTGCCCAAGAGCGTTTCGGTCCTTTATGCGTTGACCAAGGATGAACGGATTCTGGATGGGTTTCGGAAATCGGTCGATGCGACGATGCGAGACATCGAAGGCGAAATGAAAACCCGTGTTCGCAAAGCGGGCAAAAACGAAGATCGTGTCACGGGTAACGCCGTGTGGGGTGAATTCATTCATTTTACGTCGCGGCCCGTGGATGGAGTGCCTGATCCTCACCTCCATGCGCACTGCTTTCTTCAGAACATCACCTGGTGTGATCGGGAAGAATCCTGGAAAGCCGGCCAGTTTCGCGACATCAAACGCGATGCGCCTTATTTTGAGGCGCTGTTTCATTCAAGGTTTGCCAACGAGTTGGCGGACTTGGGACTGCCGATCGAGCGAACGGAAAAGGCCTGGGAGATTGCCGGCGTGCCAGGCAGCGTGATTAGTAAATTCTCGCGGCGCACGGCGCAAATTGAACAGTTCGCCCGCGAAAAAGGCATCGACGATCCCGAAGCCAAAGCAGAGTTCGGAGTCGCAACGCGGGAACGCAAGGCCACGCAACTTACAATGCCTCAGTTGCAAGAGATGTGGCGGTCCCGCTTGTCGCCCGACGAGATTAATGCCCTGTCACTAGTTGAGGCGTGCCTTGGCGGGTATGCCGCACTCGCGAACGAACGGGCGGCGGCGGCAGCAATGGACTATGCTGCCGAACACTTATTCGAACATCACTCCGTGGTGCCGGAACGCGAATTGCTCGCCACGGCAATGCGACGGTCGGTTGGCCAGGCGACACCGGAACAGGTACATCTGCGAGCCGATCGCGCAGGACTGATTATCAGTGAACGAGACGGCCGGCGCATGGCCACAACACAAGCGGTGCTCCGCGAAGAGCGTGGCATTATCGATTTTGCGCGATCAGGGCGCGGTACATGCCGGCCCTTCGTCACAGGCACCCGCCGCTGCTCTCGCGATTGGCTCAACGCGTCGCAGCAAAGTGCCGTGCAGCATATTCTGCAATCACGCGATCGCGTGATTTTAATGCACGGGGCTGCGGGCGTAGGGAAAACTTCTTTGATGCAGGAAGCCGTCGAGGCGATTGAACAATCCGGCAGGAAGGTCTTGGCCTTTGCTCCGTCCGCCGACGCCAGCCGTGGCGTATTGCGTGCTGCCGGATTCAAGGACGCGGATACGGTAGCGCGCCTGCTCCTCGACAAAAAAATGCAAGACAAGGCCAAGGGGCAAGTCCTGTGGATCGACGAGGCTGGCTTATTGGGCAGCAAAACAACGGCGGAATTATTCTCGCTGGCCGACAGAATTGACGCACGGGTGCTGCTCACCGGCAACCGAAAGCAACATGGCTCGGTCGCCCGCGGCGCCATGCTCAAATTGCTCGAAGAAGAAGCCGGCCTCAGGCCGGCAGAGGTCAAGGAAATCCAGCGACAGTCCGGCCAATATAAATTGGCGATTAAGGCACTGTCCGAAGGCAAAACGGGCGAAGGCTTTGCCCGGCTCGATGACCTCGGTTGGATTCAGGAGAATGCTGACGCGGAGCGCTATCAACAGCTTGCAGGTGATTATGTCACGGCGATTT from Pirellulales bacterium encodes the following:
- the mobF gene encoding MobF family relaxase; amino-acid sequence: MLRIVQNMHAASAAKYYSTADYYCQGEQELSGRWHGLGASKLGLSGVIQKDAWEAICDGRHPQTDKSLLLRRNEKRTVGYDFNFHVPKSVSVLYALTKDERILDGFRKSVDATMRDIEGEMKTRVRKAGKNEDRVTGNAVWGEFIHFTSRPVDGVPDPHLHAHCFLQNITWCDREESWKAGQFRDIKRDAPYFEALFHSRFANELADLGLPIERTEKAWEIAGVPGSVISKFSRRTAQIEQFAREKGIDDPEAKAEFGVATRERKATQLTMPQLQEMWRSRLSPDEINALSLVEACLGGYAALANERAAAAAMDYAAEHLFEHHSVVPERELLATAMRRSVGQATPEQVHLRADRAGLIISERDGRRMATTQAVLREERGIIDFARSGRGTCRPFVTGTRRCSRDWLNASQQSAVQHILQSRDRVILMHGAAGVGKTSLMQEAVEAIEQSGRKVLAFAPSADASRGVLRAAGFKDADTVARLLLDKKMQDKAKGQVLWIDEAGLLGSKTTAELFSLADRIDARVLLTGNRKQHGSVARGAMLKLLEEEAGLRPAEVKEIQRQSGQYKLAIKALSEGKTGEGFARLDDLGWIQENADAERYQQLAGDYVTAISRGKTGLVVSPTHAEGERCTTEIRHLLKERGDLSSEERTFTALENVNLTEAERGDAINYAAGDILQFHQNAKGFMRGQRLIVNGAPLPLDQARRFSVFRPTPLKLAADDVIRITHNGFTADVLCELI